A genomic stretch from Cellulomonas sp. KRMCY2 includes:
- a CDS encoding hydrogenase maturation protease: MTERRLVIGLGSPDRGDDAVGTVVARRVEAAGLPGVTVVVHEDPTALIDLWSDTDMTVVVDAVRSGGPAGGMLLVEAGSGAAPLADQAWARTGRGGTHAFGLAAAVELGRALGRLPARLVVVGVEGAGFEHGAPLSDAVAGAVDPVVDAVLALVARDEAVVTGVPR; this comes from the coding sequence GTGACCGAGCGCCGCCTGGTCATCGGGCTCGGCAGCCCTGACCGGGGTGACGACGCCGTCGGGACGGTGGTGGCGCGCCGGGTCGAGGCGGCCGGGCTCCCGGGTGTGACAGTCGTCGTGCACGAGGACCCGACGGCCCTGATCGACCTGTGGAGCGACACGGACATGACGGTCGTGGTCGACGCGGTGCGCTCCGGCGGGCCGGCCGGGGGGATGCTCCTGGTCGAGGCAGGCTCCGGCGCTGCGCCGCTCGCCGACCAGGCGTGGGCCCGCACCGGGCGTGGTGGGACGCATGCCTTCGGCCTCGCGGCGGCGGTGGAGCTGGGCCGCGCACTGGGACGGCTGCCGGCACGGCTGGTCGTCGTGGGCGTCGAGGGGGCGGGCTTCGAGCACGGTGCGCCGCTGTCCGACGCCGTCGCCGGCGCGGTCGACCCGGTCGTCGACGCCGTGCTCGCGCTGGTGGCCCGGGACGAGGCGGTGGTGACCGGTGTGCCTCGGTGA
- a CDS encoding HypC/HybG/HupF family hydrogenase formation chaperone translates to MCLGEIVRLVEVGADGAAVAQRGSRTVPVSLITLGAPATVGDWVVMHAGFALSRLTDDEAREAIALRSSTTPAAPGDRPHELEREGPT, encoded by the coding sequence GTGTGCCTCGGTGAGATCGTGCGCCTGGTCGAGGTCGGAGCCGACGGCGCCGCGGTGGCCCAGCGCGGGAGCCGGACGGTCCCGGTCTCGCTGATCACGCTCGGCGCCCCGGCGACCGTGGGCGACTGGGTCGTCATGCACGCCGGCTTCGCCTTGTCGCGGCTGACCGACGACGAGGCGCGCGAGGCGATCGCCCTGCGCAGCAGCACCACGCCGGCAGCGCCCGGTGACCGTCCGCACGAGCTCGAACGAGAGGGACCGACATGA
- a CDS encoding DMT family transporter — MTSTRRAGLLLALTTAAISGVAIFLNGYGVRAFGNASAYTTAKNLVAAVVLLAVVALGGRAGARLTRPTGARQWLVLLVIGVVGGSVPFLLFFEGLARASSAQSAFIHKTLVVWVAALAVPLLGEKLSGAHGVAIALLVGGQIGLVGGVTTSLGSGEMMIVAATLLWSVEVVLAKKMLAGMSSWTVGVARLGIGSVVLVAWAIVRGQAGLLVSMDSAQWGWVLLTGVILAAYVGTWFAALARAQAVDVTAVLVLAALVTAALSAAVDGVAPGPQLGWLAMLVAGGGLLAWRTWHPADVVPGAAAA, encoded by the coding sequence ATGACCAGCACCCGACGGGCCGGGCTCCTCCTGGCGCTGACCACTGCCGCGATCAGCGGCGTGGCGATCTTCCTCAACGGCTACGGCGTGCGCGCGTTCGGCAACGCCTCGGCCTACACGACGGCCAAGAACCTGGTGGCGGCAGTCGTGCTGCTCGCCGTCGTCGCGCTCGGCGGTCGGGCCGGTGCCCGCCTGACCCGGCCGACAGGTGCGCGGCAGTGGCTGGTCCTGCTGGTGATCGGCGTGGTCGGCGGGAGCGTCCCGTTCCTGCTCTTCTTCGAGGGGCTCGCCCGGGCGTCGTCCGCCCAGTCGGCGTTCATCCACAAGACGCTGGTGGTCTGGGTCGCCGCGCTCGCGGTGCCGTTGCTCGGGGAGAAGCTCTCCGGGGCGCACGGGGTCGCGATCGCGCTGCTGGTCGGCGGGCAGATCGGCCTCGTGGGCGGGGTGACGACCAGTCTCGGCTCCGGCGAGATGATGATCGTCGCTGCGACCCTGCTGTGGTCGGTCGAGGTGGTGCTCGCCAAGAAGATGCTGGCCGGGATGTCCTCGTGGACGGTCGGCGTCGCCCGGCTGGGGATCGGCTCGGTCGTGCTGGTCGCCTGGGCCATCGTGCGCGGCCAGGCCGGCCTGCTGGTCTCGATGGACAGCGCCCAGTGGGGCTGGGTCCTGCTGACCGGCGTGATCCTCGCGGCCTACGTCGGCACCTGGTTCGCCGCACTGGCCCGAGCCCAGGCTGTCGATGTCACAGCGGTGCTGGTGCTGGCTGCACTGGTCACGGCCGCGCTGTCCGCAGCGGTCGACGGTGTGGCACCGGGTCCGCAGCTCGGCTGGCTGGCGATGCTCGTCGCCGGTGGCGGGCTGCTCGCCTGGCGGACGTGGCACCCGGCGGACGTCGTGCCCGGCGCGGCTGCGGCCTAG
- a CDS encoding DUF6390 family protein: MGEPGPGGRTAAGRASGRARGQHAGALLFARYAYPPNAMGYCGPDAAGELLERAAGGVDGADDGLRWLARGFEGAWPYLELIAAANGIRDPLDRRVVEAYWIGNALLDRVPAAMTAASLEHRFRDRTGERSWERLVAAVPGAQPHHSFHVFGVYPWLGLLRAGRLDEPLLVLDRCRIRWGQVVAVVEDHAVVRSRPLEWDGRVLHEGEPRDEDVVVARDGHGLAGPLDPGDWCALHWDWVCERLDRRRLVALQTRSRRQLAVVNALPFPAPAGVLA; the protein is encoded by the coding sequence GTGGGTGAGCCTGGTCCGGGCGGTCGTACCGCGGCCGGGCGAGCGTCGGGGCGGGCGCGAGGTCAGCACGCGGGCGCCCTGCTGTTCGCCCGGTACGCCTACCCGCCGAACGCGATGGGCTACTGCGGCCCGGATGCCGCCGGTGAGCTCCTGGAGCGCGCTGCGGGCGGGGTCGACGGGGCCGACGACGGCCTGCGATGGCTCGCCCGCGGCTTCGAGGGCGCCTGGCCCTACCTCGAGCTGATCGCCGCGGCGAACGGGATCCGTGACCCGCTGGACCGCCGGGTCGTGGAGGCGTACTGGATCGGCAACGCGCTGCTCGACCGGGTGCCCGCTGCGATGACCGCGGCGTCCCTCGAGCACCGGTTCCGGGACCGCACCGGTGAGCGCTCCTGGGAGCGTCTGGTCGCTGCCGTGCCGGGTGCGCAACCGCACCACAGCTTCCACGTCTTCGGCGTCTACCCGTGGCTCGGCCTGCTGCGCGCGGGACGTCTCGACGAGCCGCTGCTGGTCCTGGATCGCTGCCGGATCCGGTGGGGCCAGGTGGTGGCCGTCGTCGAGGACCACGCTGTCGTGCGGTCCAGGCCGCTGGAGTGGGACGGTCGTGTGCTGCACGAGGGTGAGCCGCGGGACGAGGACGTGGTCGTCGCCCGTGACGGCCACGGGTTGGCCGGTCCTCTTGACCCGGGCGACTGGTGCGCGCTGCACTGGGACTGGGTCTGCGAACGCCTGGACCGACGACGACTCGTAGCCCTGCAGACCCGCTCGCGACGTCAGCTCGCGGTCGTCAACGCCCTGCCGTTCCCGGCACCGGCCGGTGTGCTGGCCTGA
- a CDS encoding LLM class flavin-dependent oxidoreductase, producing the protein MQFGIFTVGDVTQDPTTGRTPTENERIKATLQIALKAEEVGLDVFATGEHHNPPFVPSSPTTTLGYIAATTSRIILSTATTLITTNDPVKIAEDYATLQHLADGRVDLMMGRGNTGPVYPWFGEDIRNGIPLAIEKYALLHRLWREDVVDWQGKFRTPLQSFTATPRPLDGVPPFVWHGSIRSPEIAEQAAYYGDGYFHNTIFWPIEHTRQMVALYRRRFEHYGHGAADQAIVGLGGQVFMRKNSQDAKREFRPYFDNAPVYGHGPTMEEFTEQTPLTVGSPQEVIDRYATMREHVGDYQRQLFLMDHAGLPLTTVLEQLEILGGEVVPALRKEFAINRPAHVPDAPTHASLVAAVGGGKDATVYAPADDVTGASPAIPAVTR; encoded by the coding sequence ATGCAGTTCGGCATCTTCACCGTCGGTGACGTCACCCAGGACCCGACGACCGGCCGGACCCCGACCGAGAACGAGCGGATCAAGGCGACCCTGCAGATCGCGCTCAAGGCCGAGGAGGTCGGCCTCGACGTGTTCGCGACCGGTGAGCACCACAACCCGCCGTTCGTGCCGTCGTCACCGACGACGACCCTCGGCTACATCGCGGCCACGACGTCGAGGATCATCCTGTCGACCGCCACGACCCTGATCACCACCAACGACCCGGTCAAGATCGCCGAGGACTACGCGACCCTGCAGCACCTCGCCGACGGCCGCGTCGACCTGATGATGGGCCGGGGCAACACCGGACCGGTCTACCCGTGGTTCGGCGAGGACATCCGCAACGGCATCCCGCTGGCGATCGAGAAGTACGCGCTGCTGCACCGCCTGTGGCGTGAGGACGTGGTCGACTGGCAGGGCAAGTTCCGCACGCCCCTGCAGTCCTTCACCGCGACCCCGCGCCCGCTCGACGGAGTACCCCCGTTCGTGTGGCACGGGTCGATCCGCAGCCCGGAGATCGCCGAGCAGGCCGCCTACTACGGCGACGGCTACTTCCACAACACCATCTTCTGGCCGATCGAGCACACCAGGCAGATGGTCGCCCTCTACCGTCGGCGCTTCGAGCACTACGGCCACGGTGCGGCCGACCAGGCGATCGTGGGCCTCGGTGGCCAGGTCTTCATGCGCAAGAACTCGCAGGACGCCAAGCGCGAGTTCCGCCCGTACTTCGACAACGCACCGGTCTACGGCCACGGCCCGACCATGGAGGAGTTCACCGAGCAGACCCCGCTGACCGTCGGCAGCCCGCAGGAGGTCATCGACCGGTACGCGACCATGCGTGAGCACGTCGGGGACTACCAGCGCCAGCTGTTCCTGATGGACCATGCAGGTCTGCCGCTCACGACGGTCCTCGAGCAGCTCGAGATCCTCGGCGGAGAGGTCGTGCCCGCCCTGCGCAAGGAGTTCGCGATCAACCGACCGGCCCATGTGCCCGACGCCCCGACGCACGCCTCCCTGGTGGCCGCGGTCGGTGGCGGCAAGGACGCGACCGTCTACGCGCCGGCCGACGACGTGACGGGTGCCTCACCCGCCATCCCGGCGGTGACCCGATGA
- a CDS encoding CE1759 family FMN reductase, producing the protein MSGRTDSPTSGPAGSAADTPAGSAANTPAASAVDTPAGTPAGLRRIAVVSGGLREPSSSRLLADRLAEATARNLRGRGLTVEVQVVEVRERAHDLTNMLLTGFAPPALAAALDTVTRADGVIAVTPIFSGSYTGQFKNFFDVLGQDALDGMPVLIGATAGTARHSLALEHALRPLFAYLRSVVVPTAVFAATEDFGQVTGSTTDDTTPLAVRVERAARELAALVATRQPRGPGGPADPFALTTSFEDLLAGL; encoded by the coding sequence ATGAGCGGCCGGACCGACAGCCCGACGAGCGGTCCCGCGGGCTCGGCGGCCGACACACCCGCGGGCTCGGCGGCCAACACGCCCGCCGCCTCGGCAGTCGACACGCCCGCGGGCACGCCCGCCGGGCTGCGCAGGATCGCCGTCGTCTCCGGTGGCCTGCGCGAGCCGTCGTCCAGCCGGCTGCTCGCCGATCGGCTCGCCGAGGCCACCGCGCGGAACCTGCGCGGTCGCGGCCTCACCGTCGAGGTGCAGGTCGTGGAGGTGCGGGAGCGCGCTCACGACCTCACGAACATGCTGCTCACCGGGTTCGCGCCGCCCGCGCTGGCCGCCGCGCTGGACACGGTCACCCGAGCCGACGGCGTGATCGCGGTGACCCCGATCTTCTCGGGCTCCTACACCGGGCAGTTCAAGAACTTCTTCGACGTGCTCGGCCAGGATGCCCTCGACGGCATGCCGGTGCTGATCGGCGCCACGGCCGGCACCGCACGGCACTCCCTCGCGCTCGAGCACGCCCTGCGTCCGCTGTTCGCCTACCTGCGCTCCGTCGTCGTGCCGACGGCGGTCTTCGCGGCGACCGAGGACTTCGGCCAGGTCACGGGCTCGACGACCGACGACACCACACCGCTGGCCGTGCGCGTGGAGCGTGCTGCCCGGGAGCTCGCCGCCCTCGTGGCCACGCGGCAGCCCCGCGGCCCGGGTGGCCCGGCCGACCCGTTCGCGCTCACCACGAGCTTCGAGGACCTGCTCGCCGGGCTCTGA
- a CDS encoding M64 family metallopeptidase, whose amino-acid sequence MGAADGAVVTTTKVVDHGPDAARWTLVILAEGYRATELATFHADADAFVTKLFTTAPFAAMWCAINVYRVDVSSTDSGADEPAACADGGAGSGAVARTFFDATFCVAGTSRLLAGSDALAVATATAQVPEVDGTVVIVNSTRYGGAGGAVAWFSRAPAANEIGVHELGHAAFNLQDEYGDVINAWPGGEPPEPNVTSITDRATTKWAARIAAATALPTQPNPDCTTENAAASPVPAGTVGLFEGGVRAHCGLYHPEFDCRMRHLGQEFCVVCQDAIRRRLAPFLPAFSGPQVGAQFTGTLAAGGTTRWFTYDWPACWHVIWSVVPRSPVTPGESLTFNVQVERSSRERLTYWVSATNLTAAPLELEGRYAIVAKV is encoded by the coding sequence ATGGGCGCGGCTGACGGCGCGGTGGTCACCACGACCAAGGTCGTCGACCACGGCCCGGATGCCGCCCGGTGGACCCTGGTGATCCTCGCGGAGGGCTACCGGGCCACTGAGCTGGCGACCTTCCACGCCGACGCGGACGCGTTCGTGACCAAGCTCTTCACGACCGCCCCCTTCGCCGCGATGTGGTGCGCGATCAACGTCTACCGGGTCGATGTGTCGTCGACCGACAGCGGCGCCGACGAGCCGGCCGCCTGCGCGGACGGCGGGGCCGGGAGCGGCGCCGTCGCACGGACGTTCTTCGACGCGACCTTCTGCGTCGCGGGCACCAGCCGGCTGCTCGCCGGCTCCGACGCGCTCGCGGTCGCGACCGCGACCGCCCAGGTGCCCGAGGTCGACGGCACGGTCGTCATCGTCAACAGCACCCGGTACGGCGGCGCGGGAGGTGCGGTGGCCTGGTTCTCCAGGGCGCCGGCAGCGAACGAGATCGGCGTGCACGAGCTCGGGCACGCGGCGTTCAACCTGCAGGACGAGTACGGCGACGTGATCAATGCCTGGCCCGGCGGCGAGCCACCGGAGCCGAACGTCACGAGCATCACCGACCGCGCGACGACGAAGTGGGCGGCCCGGATCGCGGCAGCCACCGCACTGCCGACCCAGCCCAACCCCGACTGCACGACCGAGAACGCCGCCGCCAGTCCCGTCCCGGCCGGCACGGTCGGCCTGTTCGAAGGCGGCGTGCGAGCACACTGCGGGCTCTACCACCCGGAGTTCGACTGCCGGATGCGGCACCTCGGACAGGAGTTCTGCGTGGTCTGCCAGGACGCGATCCGGCGTCGGCTGGCCCCGTTCCTGCCGGCGTTCTCGGGCCCGCAGGTCGGCGCACAGTTCACCGGGACGCTCGCTGCCGGTGGCACGACGCGCTGGTTCACCTACGACTGGCCGGCCTGCTGGCACGTCATCTGGAGCGTCGTCCCGCGCAGCCCGGTGACACCAGGTGAGTCGCTGACGTTCAACGTCCAGGTCGAGCGGTCCAGTCGCGAGCGCCTCACGTACTGGGTCTCGGCCACGAACCTGACCGCGGCTCCTCTGGAGCTCGAGGGTCGGTACGCGATCGTCGCGAAGGTCTAG
- a CDS encoding helix-turn-helix transcriptional regulator yields the protein MGMKQVYLRWLELAAGVLAQPVGTDPTVPVCRALADDFHAAAAVAIASGHDCTTLRPLGPRCPQPLDVGFYARHALDAPVLRHFLARPYDQQVRCSQEVDPCDGDRASGLVVGRLRADRLDQCLVFPVPSLGDRGPLWLVVARSEPFSERELLLARRVHPLVVGLERYAACVRPAAAGQQPVDSTVTHGRVPAVRSLAAPGLLDTVPPQPQPQPQLRSRSQLSPLAPPSPLAQPLTNREHAVLALMAEGLIAQAIGHRLGVSPRTVAKHQERIYRKLDTSDRLTTVLRAQAAGLVGAGARTGERPATGRRGPDR from the coding sequence ATGGGGATGAAGCAGGTCTACCTGCGGTGGCTCGAGCTCGCGGCAGGGGTGCTCGCGCAACCTGTCGGCACTGATCCGACGGTCCCGGTCTGCCGTGCCCTCGCGGACGACTTCCACGCGGCGGCTGCGGTGGCGATCGCGAGCGGGCACGACTGCACGACCCTGCGACCACTCGGACCGCGGTGTCCCCAGCCGCTCGACGTCGGGTTCTACGCGCGACATGCGCTTGACGCGCCGGTGCTGCGGCACTTCCTCGCGCGGCCGTACGACCAGCAGGTGCGCTGCTCCCAGGAGGTCGACCCGTGCGACGGCGACCGTGCATCCGGACTCGTCGTCGGCCGGCTGCGCGCGGACCGGCTCGACCAGTGCCTCGTGTTCCCGGTTCCGTCGCTCGGCGACCGTGGACCGCTGTGGCTCGTCGTTGCGCGGTCCGAGCCCTTCAGCGAGCGTGAGCTCCTGCTGGCGCGCCGGGTCCATCCGCTGGTCGTCGGGCTCGAGCGCTACGCGGCGTGCGTCCGGCCGGCGGCGGCGGGGCAGCAGCCGGTGGACTCGACGGTCACGCATGGTCGGGTGCCGGCCGTCCGGTCCCTCGCGGCACCTGGGCTGCTGGACACGGTCCCGCCGCAGCCGCAGCCGCAGCCGCAGCTCCGCTCACGGTCGCAGCTCTCGCCGCTCGCGCCACCGTCGCCCCTCGCGCAACCCCTGACGAACCGCGAGCACGCCGTGCTGGCGCTCATGGCGGAGGGCCTGATCGCGCAGGCGATCGGGCATCGGCTGGGTGTCTCACCGCGCACGGTCGCCAAGCATCAGGAGCGGATCTACCGCAAGCTCGACACCAGTGACCGGCTGACCACGGTGCTCCGCGCGCAGGCGGCGGGACTGGTCGGTGCCGGCGCCCGGACGGGTGAGAGGCCGGCCACCGGCCGCCGAGGTCCCGACCGCTGA
- a CDS encoding FAD-dependent oxidoreductase, with product MQQRVVVIGGGYGGVALAKELDDHAEVVLVEPKDAFVHAVAALRVVVDPTWHERAFFPYDRVLEHGRVVQDWARLVSPGLVQLSASQSLEADHIVLATGTGYPFPAKFLEDQAFVATARLARLRAALAICERVLLVGAGPVGIELAGELTSAFPGLGVTLVDREPDILTQGDYLPELRDLVRGQLVDRGVVLELGAGLGYLPPVDVGVHEPFTVETAAGTTIEAQMWFRCYGARPMTGYLDATLSAGMHDDGSIPVTAHLNVVGQDRVWAIGDITDVRESKRATAARDHAGVVAQNIRDVIEGREPSATYAAARERIVLPIGPDGGASQIEQEDGSRIVLGPEETSRMKGVDLFSGSMAELFGRPGVR from the coding sequence ATGCAGCAGCGCGTGGTGGTGATCGGCGGGGGCTACGGCGGCGTCGCCCTGGCCAAGGAGCTCGACGACCATGCCGAGGTCGTCCTGGTCGAACCGAAGGACGCCTTCGTGCACGCGGTTGCCGCCCTGCGGGTCGTCGTCGACCCGACGTGGCACGAGCGGGCGTTCTTCCCGTACGACCGCGTGCTGGAGCACGGTCGGGTGGTCCAGGACTGGGCCCGCCTCGTCTCGCCGGGCCTCGTCCAGCTCTCCGCGAGCCAGTCGCTCGAAGCCGACCACATCGTGCTCGCGACCGGCACCGGCTACCCGTTCCCGGCCAAGTTCCTCGAGGACCAGGCGTTCGTCGCGACCGCCCGGCTCGCTCGGCTGCGCGCCGCGCTGGCGATCTGCGAGCGCGTGCTCCTGGTCGGCGCCGGCCCGGTCGGCATCGAGCTCGCCGGCGAGCTGACGTCCGCGTTCCCCGGACTCGGGGTCACGCTCGTCGACCGGGAGCCGGACATCCTGACCCAGGGCGACTACCTGCCCGAGCTTCGCGACCTGGTGCGCGGCCAGCTGGTCGACCGCGGTGTCGTGCTGGAGCTCGGCGCCGGGCTCGGCTACCTCCCGCCGGTCGACGTCGGCGTCCACGAGCCGTTCACGGTCGAGACCGCCGCCGGTACGACCATCGAGGCGCAGATGTGGTTCCGCTGCTACGGCGCCCGCCCGATGACCGGGTACCTCGACGCGACCCTGTCGGCCGGGATGCACGACGACGGGTCGATCCCGGTCACCGCACACCTCAACGTCGTCGGGCAGGATCGCGTCTGGGCGATCGGCGACATCACCGACGTGCGCGAGTCCAAGCGCGCCACGGCGGCCCGCGACCACGCCGGCGTCGTCGCCCAGAACATCCGGGACGTGATCGAGGGTCGCGAACCGTCCGCCACCTATGCCGCGGCGCGCGAGCGCATCGTCCTGCCGATCGGACCGGACGGCGGTGCGTCCCAGATCGAGCAGGAGGACGGCAGCCGGATCGTGCTCGGCCCCGAGGAGACCAGCCGGATGAAGGGTGTCGACCTGTTCAGCGGCTCGATGGCAGAGCTCTTCGGCCGCCCCGGCGTGCGCTGA
- a CDS encoding FAD-dependent oxidoreductase, whose protein sequence is MTRVVVVGNGMVGSRFVEELTARAPGVDVTVLGTEEYEPYNRVLLSEVVAGALDVASLTLPRPPAGPSPAVGARGAGSPSSPLVRPGTTALAIDRVRRSVSTDAAGPVGYDLLVLATGARARVPEIPGLEELAGLDPLDRPMRPGALPAGVHALRTLDDAREIVAATVNARRAVVLGGGVLGLEAACGLARRGLHVTVVHAGPHLMDRQLDREAADAVLHGLDRLGIEHRTDTRTEQVLVRDGVLRGLRLAPSAEADGTFGDDDSCRDDDMLPADLLVLATGTVPETGLAATAGLEVRRGIVVDSSGATSDPAVFAIGDCAEPPEGGTGLVAQGWDQARRLAAQLAAGRVEADRVVDGRLPATPVTLHGTDVVRLKAHGLEVVAMGVCGPQGRRSNGRRAVRLSDPFTGRHVEVVVQDGVVVGATCVGAGALGADLAAAYTRQTPAPTDPAHLLLRPVRGASSETGAEPSPTLMPDRATVCRCNGVTKGDIVACWRAGAASVADVTRATRATTGCGGCTDAVCGIVDWLERSDPPAPPTDPPAPPADLAGSTGAGQRVARRPVRSLP, encoded by the coding sequence GTGACCCGCGTCGTGGTCGTCGGCAACGGGATGGTGGGCTCACGGTTCGTCGAGGAGCTCACCGCGCGAGCGCCCGGCGTCGACGTGACGGTGCTCGGCACCGAGGAGTACGAGCCCTACAACCGGGTCCTCCTGAGCGAGGTCGTCGCCGGCGCCCTCGACGTGGCGTCCCTGACGCTGCCCCGTCCACCCGCAGGACCCTCCCCGGCCGTCGGGGCCCGGGGGGCCGGGTCGCCGTCGAGCCCACTGGTCCGACCGGGCACCACAGCCCTGGCGATCGACCGGGTGCGCCGGAGCGTGTCGACGGACGCCGCAGGGCCGGTCGGGTACGACCTGCTGGTGCTCGCCACCGGCGCCCGTGCCCGCGTCCCGGAGATCCCCGGGCTCGAGGAGCTCGCCGGGCTCGACCCGCTCGACCGCCCGATGCGACCGGGCGCCCTGCCGGCCGGCGTGCACGCCCTGCGCACCCTCGACGACGCCCGTGAGATCGTCGCCGCGACGGTCAATGCCCGCCGGGCGGTCGTGCTCGGCGGAGGGGTCCTCGGGCTGGAGGCAGCCTGCGGGCTGGCGAGGCGCGGGCTGCACGTGACGGTGGTGCACGCCGGCCCGCACCTGATGGATCGCCAGCTCGACCGGGAAGCTGCCGACGCCGTGCTGCACGGACTGGATCGGCTGGGCATCGAGCACCGCACCGACACCCGCACCGAGCAGGTGCTCGTCCGGGACGGCGTGCTGCGGGGTCTGCGACTCGCGCCGTCCGCCGAGGCCGACGGCACCTTCGGGGACGACGACAGCTGCAGGGACGACGACATGCTGCCGGCAGACCTGCTCGTCCTGGCCACCGGGACCGTCCCCGAGACGGGCCTCGCCGCCACCGCCGGGCTCGAGGTCCGGCGCGGGATCGTCGTGGACAGCAGCGGCGCGACGTCCGACCCGGCCGTCTTCGCCATCGGCGACTGCGCCGAGCCCCCGGAGGGCGGCACCGGGCTGGTCGCCCAGGGCTGGGACCAGGCGCGCCGGCTCGCGGCGCAGCTGGCGGCCGGCCGGGTGGAGGCTGACCGGGTCGTCGACGGCAGGTTGCCGGCGACTCCCGTGACCCTGCACGGGACGGACGTCGTGCGGCTCAAGGCGCACGGCCTCGAGGTCGTGGCGATGGGCGTGTGCGGACCCCAGGGCCGTCGGTCGAACGGTCGCCGGGCGGTGCGTCTGAGCGACCCGTTCACCGGCCGGCATGTCGAGGTCGTCGTGCAGGACGGCGTGGTCGTCGGCGCCACCTGCGTGGGCGCGGGCGCCCTCGGGGCCGACCTGGCCGCGGCGTACACCCGGCAGACCCCGGCTCCGACCGACCCCGCTCACCTCCTCCTGCGGCCGGTCCGCGGGGCCTCGTCCGAGACCGGTGCGGAGCCGTCGCCGACCCTCATGCCGGATCGCGCGACCGTGTGCCGGTGCAACGGCGTGACCAAGGGCGACATCGTCGCCTGCTGGCGAGCCGGAGCAGCATCGGTCGCCGACGTCACGCGGGCCACCCGGGCGACGACCGGCTGCGGCGGCTGCACCGACGCGGTGTGCGGCATCGTCGACTGGCTCGAGCGCAGCGACCCACCGGCACCACCCACCGACCCACCGGCACCGCCCGCCGACCTGGCCGGGTCGACGGGTGCAGGGCAGCGGGTTGCGCGGCGGCCGGTGCGGTCTCTGCCCTGA